In one Kineococcus rhizosphaerae genomic region, the following are encoded:
- a CDS encoding DedA family protein gives MSFLAEFSAALTSSAPSAVPALLPDWASPETFLDSLGAAALWVSIAIVFVECGLFMFFLPGDSLLFTVGLFTHSGILKDPLWVSCLLLSVAAFLGNAAGYEIGRKAGPALFDRPNSKILTPKRIKQTREFFEKYGARAIILARFVPVVRTFITLAAGAGAMPRRVFLTFSAIGAVAWASGITLLGYALGSVSLIRDNLELGLLLLVVLSLIPVGIEYLRGRAKERKQAAVEPQTPERQH, from the coding sequence GTGTCCTTCCTCGCCGAGTTCTCGGCCGCGCTGACGTCCTCCGCACCGTCCGCCGTCCCCGCGCTCCTGCCGGACTGGGCCAGCCCCGAGACCTTCCTCGACAGCCTCGGCGCCGCCGCGCTGTGGGTCTCGATCGCGATCGTGTTCGTCGAGTGCGGGCTGTTCATGTTCTTCCTGCCCGGCGACTCCCTGCTGTTCACCGTGGGCCTGTTCACCCACTCCGGCATCCTCAAGGACCCGCTGTGGGTGTCGTGCCTGCTGCTGTCGGTCGCGGCGTTCCTGGGCAACGCGGCCGGCTACGAGATCGGCCGCAAGGCGGGGCCGGCCCTGTTCGACCGCCCCAACTCCAAGATCCTCACGCCCAAGCGCATCAAGCAGACCCGCGAGTTCTTCGAGAAGTACGGTGCCCGCGCCATCATCCTGGCCCGCTTCGTGCCCGTCGTGCGCACCTTCATCACCCTCGCCGCGGGCGCGGGCGCGATGCCGCGCCGCGTCTTCCTGACCTTCTCGGCGATCGGGGCGGTGGCCTGGGCCAGCGGCATCACCCTCCTCGGGTACGCCCTGGGCAGCGTCTCGCTCATCCGCGACAACCTCGAGCTCGGGCTGCTGCTGCTGGTCGTCCTGTCCCTCATCCCGGTGGGCATCGAGTACCTGCGCGGCCGGGCCAAGGAGCGCAAGCAGGCCGCGGTCGAGCCCCAGACCCCCGAGCGCCAGCACTGA
- a CDS encoding acyl-CoA thioesterase, whose amino-acid sequence MARTRLLLSLRWGDMDAYRHVNNVELLRLLEEARVRAFGIAAPDGSAPMLATGMVVAKHTVEYLRPLDYRLAPIAVDLWVGRVGGASFEVDYEVVEPDEASAVYVKASTVCVAYDFDAARPRRLGEDERARLAGLAG is encoded by the coding sequence GTGGCCCGTACGCGTCTGCTCCTGTCCCTGCGCTGGGGCGACATGGACGCCTACCGCCACGTGAACAACGTCGAGCTCCTGCGGCTGCTCGAGGAGGCCCGCGTCCGGGCCTTCGGCATCGCCGCCCCCGACGGCTCGGCGCCCATGCTCGCCACGGGCATGGTCGTGGCCAAGCACACCGTCGAGTACCTGCGGCCCCTGGACTACCGGCTCGCCCCGATCGCGGTCGACCTGTGGGTCGGGCGGGTCGGCGGGGCCAGCTTCGAGGTCGACTACGAGGTCGTCGAACCCGACGAGGCCTCGGCCGTGTACGTGAAGGCCTCCACGGTCTGCGTGGCCTACGACTTCGACGCCGCCCGCCCGCGGCGCCTCGGCGAGGACGAGCGGGCCCGGCTGGCGGGCCTGGCGGGCTGA
- a CDS encoding DedA family protein: MSDWLAHLADPQLEDLGALGLYALVFGIVFAETGTLVGFWLPGSSVLFTAGLLAGRDSSTLSLPVLVVGVTLAAVLGDTVGYWSGRRLGRPWLQRRAGRAAAHLPKAEAFYLKYGWFAVVACRFIPWLRAFTPIIAGTAAMPYAKFFSANVVGALCWGALLVLAGYAADSLPWVRTVAYSIAGVAILASIVVPIVSWVRRRRSARA, from the coding sequence GTGTCCGACTGGCTGGCCCACCTCGCCGACCCCCAGCTCGAGGACCTCGGCGCGCTCGGGCTGTACGCCCTCGTCTTCGGGATCGTCTTCGCCGAGACGGGCACCCTCGTCGGCTTCTGGCTTCCCGGCAGCAGCGTCCTGTTCACCGCGGGCCTGCTGGCCGGCCGGGACTCCTCGACGCTGTCGCTGCCGGTCCTCGTCGTCGGGGTGACGCTCGCGGCCGTCCTGGGCGACACCGTCGGGTACTGGTCCGGGCGCCGCCTGGGCCGGCCGTGGCTGCAGCGGCGCGCCGGGCGGGCCGCCGCCCACCTGCCCAAGGCCGAGGCATTCTACCTCAAGTACGGCTGGTTCGCGGTCGTGGCGTGCCGGTTCATCCCGTGGCTGCGCGCCTTCACGCCGATCATCGCGGGGACGGCCGCGATGCCGTACGCGAAGTTCTTCTCCGCCAACGTCGTCGGCGCACTGTGCTGGGGCGCGCTGCTCGTGCTCGCCGGCTACGCGGCCGACTCCCTGCCCTGGGTCCGCACCGTCGCCTACTCGATCGCCGGGGTCGCGATCCTCGCTTCGATCGTCGTCCCGATCGTGTCGTGGGTCCGCCGGCGGCGGTCCGCGCGCGCGTGA
- a CDS encoding YigZ family protein, with translation MREPLPVPARGVRTELVVERSRFLTTLEPVSGAGDVDAVVARVREEFGDARHHCTASVLGEDGGQQRSGDDGEPAGTAGAPMLAALNGAGVTGVVTVVTRYFGGVLLGTGGLVRAYGGSVSAALAEAGVVRRRWVDLLAVRAPLADGGRVEAALRRTRAVEDVQWAADGWRAVVAAPVDGRDALAAELAAAGLPATLEPLGRAVRPSP, from the coding sequence GTGAGGGAGCCGCTGCCCGTCCCGGCCCGCGGGGTGCGGACCGAGCTCGTCGTGGAACGGTCCCGGTTCCTCACGACCCTCGAACCCGTGTCCGGCGCGGGGGACGTGGACGCCGTCGTGGCCCGCGTCCGCGAGGAGTTCGGCGACGCCCGCCACCACTGCACCGCGTCGGTGCTCGGCGAGGACGGCGGGCAGCAGCGGTCCGGCGACGACGGCGAACCCGCCGGGACGGCCGGCGCGCCCATGCTCGCGGCGCTGAACGGGGCCGGGGTGACGGGCGTTGTGACGGTGGTGACGCGGTACTTCGGCGGAGTGCTGCTCGGGACCGGTGGGCTCGTGCGCGCCTACGGCGGCTCGGTGAGCGCGGCCCTGGCCGAGGCCGGCGTCGTGCGGCGCCGGTGGGTGGACCTCCTGGCCGTCCGCGCACCCCTCGCCGACGGTGGACGGGTCGAGGCGGCGCTGCGGCGCACCCGCGCCGTGGAGGACGTGCAGTGGGCCGCCGACGGCTGGCGGGCCGTCGTCGCCGCCCCCGTGGACGGTCGGGACGCGCTGGCGGCCGAGCTGGCCGCCGCAGGTCTGCCCGCCACCCTGGAACCCCTCGGCCGCGCCGTCCGCCCCTCCCCGTGA
- a CDS encoding methyltransferase domain-containing protein, whose amino-acid sequence MCAQGLDLADRTLGCAAGHRFDLARQGYVNLAVGSRATGDTPGMVAARDQFLGAGHYAPVAAALADRAVPGLVVDVGGGTGYYLAAVVERTGGRGVVLEPSTPALKRAARAHPRVAAVGGDVWRGLPFADASADLVTTVFAPRGAAEVARVLRPGGSWVVVTPLPEHLEEVRGPLGMVGVEEGKAERLHADLAAFAIAAEDELRFTRTFTRPDLRALVLMGPSAFHTDEAALRERLDAVPEAVDVTVAVRLTVAHLPP is encoded by the coding sequence GTGTGCGCGCAGGGCCTGGACCTGGCCGACCGCACGCTCGGGTGCGCCGCCGGGCACCGCTTCGACCTCGCCCGCCAGGGCTACGTCAACCTCGCCGTCGGCAGCCGGGCCACCGGCGACACCCCCGGCATGGTCGCCGCCCGCGATCAGTTCCTCGGCGCCGGCCACTACGCGCCCGTCGCCGCGGCGCTCGCGGACCGGGCCGTGCCCGGGCTCGTCGTCGACGTCGGGGGCGGGACGGGGTACTACCTGGCGGCCGTCGTGGAGCGCACGGGCGGTCGCGGGGTCGTCCTCGAACCGTCGACCCCGGCGCTGAAGCGGGCCGCCCGCGCCCACCCGCGGGTCGCGGCCGTCGGCGGTGACGTGTGGCGCGGGCTGCCGTTCGCAGACGCCTCGGCGGACCTCGTGACGACGGTCTTCGCCCCGCGGGGCGCCGCGGAGGTCGCGCGGGTCCTGCGCCCCGGCGGCTCGTGGGTCGTGGTCACGCCCCTGCCCGAGCACCTCGAGGAGGTCCGCGGGCCGCTGGGGATGGTCGGCGTCGAGGAGGGCAAGGCCGAGCGGCTGCACGCCGACCTCGCTGCGTTCGCCATCGCCGCCGAGGACGAGCTGCGGTTCACCCGGACGTTCACCCGCCCCGACCTGCGGGCGCTGGTGCTCATGGGCCCCAGCGCCTTCCACACCGACGAGGCGGCGCTGCGCGAACGGCTCGACGCGGTCCCCGAGGCGGTCGACGTCACCGTCGCCGTCCGCCTCACGGTCGCCCACCTCCCTCCGTGA
- the pyrE gene encoding orotate phosphoribosyltransferase: protein MSPAANPDRERLADLVSTKAVVRGTVTLSSGKEADYYVDLRRISLDGEASALVGPVLLDLVADWDFEAVGGLTMGADPVALAMVHAANARGWAQDHGGRALDAFVVRKAEKTHGLQRRIEGPDVAGRKVLAVEDTSTTGGSVLTAVEALRAAGAEVVGVAVIVDRDTGAKEKVEAQGVPYRYAFGLADIGLA, encoded by the coding sequence GTGAGCCCTGCCGCGAACCCAGATCGAGAACGCCTCGCCGACCTCGTGTCCACCAAGGCCGTCGTGCGCGGCACGGTGACGCTGTCCAGCGGCAAGGAGGCCGACTACTACGTCGACCTGCGCCGCATCAGCCTCGACGGCGAGGCGTCCGCGCTCGTGGGCCCGGTGCTGCTCGACCTCGTCGCCGACTGGGACTTCGAGGCCGTCGGCGGCCTGACCATGGGCGCCGACCCCGTCGCCCTCGCCATGGTCCACGCCGCCAACGCCCGCGGCTGGGCGCAGGACCACGGCGGCCGGGCGCTCGACGCGTTCGTCGTCCGCAAGGCCGAGAAGACCCACGGCCTGCAGCGGCGCATCGAGGGCCCCGACGTCGCCGGCCGCAAGGTCCTGGCCGTCGAGGACACCTCCACCACCGGCGGCTCCGTCCTGACCGCCGTGGAGGCCCTGCGGGCCGCCGGCGCCGAGGTCGTCGGCGTCGCCGTCATCGTCGACCGCGACACCGGCGCCAAGGAGAAGGTCGAGGCCCAGGGCGTCCCCTACCGCTACGCCTTCGGCCTCGCCGACATCGGGCTCGCCTGA
- a CDS encoding exodeoxyribonuclease III — MRLATWNVNSVRARLDRVLAWLERSDVDVLAVQETKCKDEQFPEQAFRDAGYEVAHHGLSQWNGVALLSRVGLEDVSTSFSPDVPHFGDPAVAEARAIGATCGGVRVWSLYVPNGRGLDDPHYPYKLQWLEQLRAAGAGWLAEDPGAQVALVGDFNVAPQDEDVWDVDFFAGKTHVSEPERAAFQALVDAGFADTVRPYAPGPGTYTYWDYTQLRFAKRQGMRIDFVLGSPALQARVTGATIDREERKGKGASDHAPVVVELAPNA, encoded by the coding sequence GTGCGCCTCGCGACCTGGAACGTGAACTCCGTCCGTGCCCGCCTCGACCGCGTCCTGGCGTGGCTCGAGCGCAGCGACGTCGACGTCCTGGCGGTGCAGGAGACCAAGTGCAAGGACGAGCAGTTCCCGGAGCAGGCGTTCCGGGACGCCGGCTACGAGGTCGCCCACCACGGGCTGTCGCAGTGGAACGGCGTCGCGCTGCTGTCCCGGGTGGGGCTGGAGGACGTCAGCACGAGCTTCTCCCCCGACGTCCCGCACTTCGGCGACCCCGCCGTGGCCGAGGCGCGGGCGATCGGGGCGACGTGCGGCGGGGTGCGGGTGTGGAGCCTGTACGTGCCCAACGGCCGGGGGCTGGACGACCCGCACTACCCGTACAAGCTGCAGTGGCTGGAACAGCTGCGCGCGGCCGGCGCGGGCTGGCTCGCCGAGGACCCGGGCGCGCAGGTCGCGCTGGTGGGCGACTTCAACGTCGCCCCGCAGGACGAGGACGTGTGGGACGTGGACTTCTTCGCGGGCAAGACGCACGTCTCCGAGCCGGAGCGGGCCGCCTTCCAGGCGCTGGTCGACGCGGGCTTCGCCGACACCGTCCGCCCGTACGCGCCGGGGCCGGGGACGTACACGTACTGGGACTACACGCAGCTGCGCTTCGCGAAGCGGCAGGGCATGCGGATCGACTTCGTCCTGGGTTCCCCCGCGCTGCAGGCCCGGGTCACGGGCGCGACGATCGACCGCGAGGAGCGCAAGGGCAAGGGCGCCTCCGACCACGCCCCGGTGGTCGTGGAGCTTGCGCCGAACGCGTGA
- a CDS encoding DUF1684 domain-containing protein → MDRLDVLDWRRRVGALYAAVRASEPADGHALWTAGRDELFATHPASPLLPADRATFRGLPVATYDPALRFVVPVQPADPLRREAVTGTDGTVTFERVGTLALPGLGTLDAWWLDQYGGGLFVPLKDPGPGYGGGRYVLDTVKGADLGSTADGLVVDLNFAYPPSCAYDPAWACPLPPPGNVVDVPVTVGELAGSWAWDA, encoded by the coding sequence ATGGACCGCCTCGACGTCCTGGACTGGCGCCGCCGCGTCGGCGCGCTGTACGCCGCCGTCCGCGCGTCCGAGCCCGCCGACGGGCACGCCCTGTGGACCGCCGGGCGCGACGAGCTGTTCGCCACCCACCCCGCGAGCCCGCTGCTGCCGGCCGACCGCGCGACCTTCCGCGGCCTGCCCGTCGCCACCTACGACCCCGCGCTGCGCTTCGTCGTCCCGGTGCAGCCCGCCGACCCCCTGCGGCGCGAGGCCGTCACGGGCACCGACGGGACCGTCACCTTCGAACGCGTCGGGACCCTCGCCCTGCCGGGCCTCGGGACGCTCGACGCGTGGTGGCTCGACCAGTACGGCGGCGGTCTGTTCGTGCCGCTGAAGGACCCCGGCCCGGGCTACGGCGGCGGGCGCTACGTCCTGGACACCGTCAAGGGCGCCGACCTCGGCAGCACCGCCGACGGCCTGGTCGTGGACCTGAACTTCGCCTACCCGCCCAGCTGCGCGTACGACCCCGCGTGGGCCTGCCCGCTGCCGCCGCCCGGCAACGTCGTCGACGTGCCCGTCACCGTCGGCGAGCTCGCGGGTTCCTGGGCCTGGGACGCCTGA
- a CDS encoding DUF2000 domain-containing protein: MSDAPPTARFDTKIAVLVRDDLPAWQRLNVTAFLASGISAAHPELVGEPYADADANAYLALLGQPVMVFEADAATLRSAREKALGRKLSTALFTAEMFATGHDAANRAAVAAVGAQDLDVVGLAVHGPKNAVDKVVKGAHAHP; the protein is encoded by the coding sequence GTGAGCGACGCACCCCCGACCGCCCGGTTCGACACCAAGATCGCCGTCCTGGTCCGCGACGACCTGCCCGCCTGGCAGCGCCTGAACGTCACGGCGTTCCTGGCCAGCGGGATCAGCGCGGCCCACCCCGAGCTGGTGGGCGAGCCCTATGCCGACGCCGATGCGAACGCCTACCTCGCGCTGCTCGGCCAGCCCGTCATGGTCTTCGAGGCGGACGCGGCGACGTTGCGCTCGGCGCGCGAGAAGGCCCTCGGGCGGAAGCTGTCGACGGCCCTGTTCACGGCCGAGATGTTCGCCACCGGGCACGACGCCGCCAACCGGGCCGCGGTGGCCGCCGTCGGCGCGCAGGACCTCGACGTCGTCGGACTGGCCGTGCACGGGCCGAAGAACGCGGTGGACAAGGTCGTCAAGGGGGCCCACGCCCACCCCTGA
- a CDS encoding helix-turn-helix transcriptional regulator, which yields MADSTGDSVRSWRPGLAGVAEVLHARFVEHAYPLHTHDTWTLLLVEDGAVHYDLDRRGHDTSTLVTLLPPHVPHDGRAATTTGFRKKVLYLEEDALPAGFAGRAVDDPELPDPRFATAVRALHARLGGHPEPLDVESRAAVLLDALGGHLARTRVRPVRDVPLARRLRALLDGHVVEGVSLADAATALGVSGAHLVRTFTREVGMPPHAYLTGRRVDLARRLLLSGHRPAEAAVLAGFHDQPHLNRHFRRVLGTTPGRFTA from the coding sequence GTGGCGGACTCCACGGGCGACTCGGTGCGCAGCTGGCGACCCGGACTGGCCGGGGTCGCCGAGGTGCTGCACGCCCGCTTCGTCGAGCACGCCTACCCCCTGCACACCCACGACACGTGGACGCTGCTTCTGGTGGAGGACGGCGCGGTGCACTACGACCTCGACCGCCGCGGGCACGACACCTCGACGCTGGTCACGCTGCTGCCCCCGCACGTCCCCCACGACGGCCGCGCCGCGACGACGACGGGGTTCCGCAAGAAGGTCCTCTACCTCGAGGAGGACGCGCTGCCGGCGGGGTTCGCCGGACGCGCCGTCGACGACCCGGAACTGCCCGACCCGCGGTTCGCCACCGCCGTCCGAGCCCTGCACGCCCGGCTCGGCGGCCATCCCGAGCCCCTGGACGTCGAGTCCCGGGCCGCGGTCCTGCTCGACGCCCTCGGCGGGCACCTCGCGCGCACCCGGGTGCGTCCCGTGCGCGACGTCCCCCTGGCCCGGCGGCTGCGCGCCCTGCTCGACGGGCACGTCGTCGAGGGGGTGTCCCTCGCCGACGCCGCCACCGCGCTCGGGGTGTCCGGCGCGCACCTGGTGCGGACCTTCACGCGCGAGGTCGGGATGCCGCCGCACGCCTACCTCACCGGTCGCCGGGTGGACCTGGCCCGGCGCCTGCTGCTGAGCGGGCACCGCCCCGCCGAGGCCGCCGTCCTCGCCGGGTTCCACGACCAGCCGCACCTGAACCGGCACTTCCGGCGCGTCCTGGGCACGACCCCGGGCCGGTTCACGGCCTGA
- a CDS encoding TolB family protein — protein MRRRWSTAVVLAAALVLTPLPATARSTGQELAFTGWVGADVRQRLLVLDTADTATAEPRTVAPGGIADLAWSADGSRLAWIGFEEPTGPVADTETTLYSARPDGTDRRTLLAGSSLADVAAAPDGGFAVARSDVRDLVDCAGHPPVPAADITLVSPAGRTRRLTDTPVNTWALQFSRDGADLVWASSDGDPCGSSSWPHLNLTDVATGTTRAVTGARSLQSPTFSGDGRTVLAATSDEFGDDLVRVDVATASARRVQTPGFSERLPSVSPSGDTVAVVRTAVVPDPHTYFRPVQDPHVAVLDLEGNLLRDLGAVDLQVDQLAWSPDGSTVAVAGANFVPDTPGSDVGSADPAVWTFPTAGGTPRRLSDSAGFATAGLAFRPTFPDPPTLVRGTRDRR, from the coding sequence GTGCGCAGACGCTGGAGCACCGCCGTCGTCCTCGCCGCCGCCCTCGTCCTGACGCCCCTGCCGGCGACCGCCCGCAGCACCGGTCAGGAACTCGCCTTCACGGGCTGGGTCGGTGCCGACGTCCGCCAGCGCCTGCTCGTCCTGGACACCGCAGACACCGCCACGGCGGAACCCCGCACCGTCGCCCCGGGCGGGATCGCCGACCTCGCCTGGTCCGCCGACGGTTCCCGCCTGGCCTGGATCGGGTTCGAGGAGCCCACGGGCCCGGTCGCGGACACGGAGACGACCCTGTACTCGGCCCGGCCGGACGGGACCGACCGGCGGACCCTGCTCGCCGGGTCCAGCCTGGCCGACGTCGCGGCGGCCCCGGACGGGGGGTTCGCCGTCGCCCGCTCCGACGTGCGCGACCTCGTCGACTGCGCCGGCCACCCGCCCGTCCCCGCCGCCGACATCACGCTCGTCAGCCCCGCGGGACGCACCCGCCGCCTCACCGACACCCCCGTGAACACCTGGGCCCTGCAGTTCTCCCGGGACGGCGCGGACCTCGTGTGGGCCTCCAGCGACGGGGACCCGTGCGGGTCGAGCAGCTGGCCGCACCTGAACCTCACCGACGTCGCCACGGGGACCACCCGCGCCGTCACGGGGGCGCGCAGCCTGCAGTCGCCGACGTTCAGCGGGGACGGCCGGACCGTGCTCGCCGCGACCTCCGACGAGTTCGGCGACGACCTCGTCCGGGTCGACGTCGCGACCGCGTCGGCCCGCCGGGTCCAGACGCCCGGGTTCTCCGAGCGGCTGCCGTCGGTCTCCCCGTCCGGGGACACCGTCGCCGTGGTCCGCACCGCCGTCGTCCCCGACCCCCACACGTACTTCCGCCCCGTGCAGGACCCGCACGTCGCGGTCCTCGACCTCGAGGGGAACCTGCTGCGCGACCTCGGGGCCGTCGACCTGCAGGTCGACCAGCTCGCGTGGAGCCCGGACGGTTCGACCGTCGCCGTGGCGGGCGCGAACTTCGTCCCGGACACCCCCGGCAGCGACGTCGGCTCGGCGGACCCGGCCGTCTGGACCTTCCCCACCGCCGGCGGGACGCCGCGCCGGCTCAGCGACTCGGCGGGTTTCGCGACGGCGGGCCTGGCGTTCCGCCCGACGTTCCCGGACCCCCCGACGCTCGTGCGCGGTACCCGCGACCGGCGCTGA
- a CDS encoding peptide chain release factor 3, which yields MSAAETDTPIDVPTEQVLAESRRRRTIAVISHPDAGKSTLTEALALHAKALREAGHVHGKAGRAGVVTDWQDMEKQRGISISSAVLQLDHRGMVVNVVDTPGHADFSEDTYRALTAVDAVIMLVDAARGMEVQTRKLFGVCKQRGLPVITVVNKWDRPGQEALALLDEIETVTGLRPTPVTWPVGIAGDFRGLLDRATGAYTKYTKAPGGATLALEQHLDAAAAAEVEGAAWATALDEHELLEATGADHDEDSFLAFETTPVFFTAAVANTGVGQVLDALVDIAPPPHDQVDVEGEVHEVTGRFSAQVFKTQTGMNPAHRDRLAFARIHSGVFHRGMSVRDDRSGRPMVLKHVQTVFGSDRSTVDVAWPGDVIGLVNARHVNVGDTLSENGRTAYPPLPVFAPEHFRTVRPKDLGAGKQFRQGLRELDAEGVVRVLTSDSRGDGEPVLSAVGALQFDVVQYRMTHEFRSPVLFTELPFTTARIIDPKDAPLLRAHRGAEVVEHASGQVFALFTDEWRVRSFERDNPDVTLEQLVATSE from the coding sequence GTGAGCGCTGCCGAGACCGACACCCCGATCGACGTCCCGACCGAGCAGGTCCTGGCCGAGTCCCGGCGCCGGCGCACCATCGCCGTCATCTCCCACCCCGACGCCGGCAAGTCCACGCTCACCGAGGCCCTCGCCCTGCACGCCAAGGCGTTGCGCGAGGCGGGGCACGTCCACGGCAAGGCCGGCCGGGCGGGCGTCGTCACCGACTGGCAGGACATGGAGAAGCAGCGCGGGATCTCCATCAGCTCCGCCGTCCTCCAGCTCGACCACCGCGGGATGGTCGTCAACGTCGTCGACACCCCCGGTCACGCCGACTTCTCCGAGGACACCTACCGCGCGCTGACGGCCGTCGACGCCGTGATCATGCTCGTCGACGCGGCCCGCGGCATGGAGGTCCAGACCCGCAAGCTGTTCGGCGTCTGCAAGCAGCGCGGGCTGCCCGTCATCACCGTCGTCAACAAGTGGGACCGCCCCGGCCAGGAGGCCCTGGCCCTGCTCGACGAGATCGAGACCGTCACGGGGCTGCGTCCCACGCCCGTCACCTGGCCCGTCGGCATCGCCGGCGACTTCCGCGGGCTGCTCGACCGCGCCACGGGCGCCTACACGAAGTACACCAAGGCCCCCGGCGGCGCGACGCTGGCCCTCGAGCAGCACCTCGACGCGGCCGCCGCGGCCGAGGTCGAGGGAGCCGCGTGGGCGACGGCGCTCGACGAGCACGAACTCCTCGAGGCCACCGGCGCCGACCACGACGAGGACTCGTTCCTCGCCTTCGAGACGACGCCGGTGTTCTTCACCGCCGCCGTCGCCAACACCGGCGTCGGGCAGGTGCTCGACGCGCTCGTCGACATCGCGCCCCCGCCGCACGACCAGGTGGACGTCGAGGGCGAGGTCCACGAGGTCACGGGCCGCTTCAGCGCCCAGGTGTTCAAGACCCAGACCGGCATGAACCCCGCGCACCGGGACCGGCTGGCGTTCGCGCGCATCCACTCCGGGGTGTTCCACCGCGGCATGAGCGTGCGCGACGACCGCAGCGGCCGGCCCATGGTCCTCAAGCACGTCCAGACGGTGTTCGGTTCCGACCGCTCGACGGTCGACGTCGCCTGGCCCGGCGACGTCATCGGCCTCGTCAACGCCCGGCACGTCAACGTGGGGGACACGCTGAGCGAGAACGGCCGCACCGCCTACCCGCCGCTGCCGGTGTTCGCCCCCGAGCACTTCCGCACCGTGCGCCCCAAGGACCTCGGCGCGGGCAAGCAGTTCCGCCAGGGGCTGCGCGAGCTCGACGCCGAGGGGGTCGTGCGGGTGCTGACGTCGGACTCGCGCGGCGACGGCGAACCCGTCCTGTCCGCCGTCGGCGCGCTGCAGTTCGACGTCGTGCAGTACCGCATGACCCACGAGTTCCGTTCGCCCGTCCTGTTCACCGAACTGCCCTTCACGACGGCCCGGATCATCGACCCCAAGGACGCGCCGCTGCTGCGCGCCCACCGCGGCGCCGAGGTCGTCGAGCACGCGAGCGGGCAGGTGTTCGCGCTGTTCACCGACGAGTGGCGCGTGCGCAGCTTCGAGCGCGACAACCCCGACGTGACGCTCGAGCAGCTGGTCGCCACCAGCGAGTGA
- a CDS encoding aminoglycoside phosphotransferase, translating into MEGAGGNRVRWQDLPAAVHDAVAQVLGSPVVRAVSQSGGFSPGSADRVLAADGSRAFVKAVSPRQNADSPALHAREARIARSLPAGVPAPRLLGASLVDDWQVLVLDEVPGRQPELPWRHEDLDLVVRALERLAEVATPCPVPGLPTAREALTGELPEEALRLVGGDTLVHLDLRADNLLVGGGRAWLVDWPHACVGAAWLDLLALLFEVDRLGGQDLAERTLRTSSLTRDVDPAVLTTVLDGFSTFFLDRAAQPAPPGLPTLRAFQRAQGEGLARWVARRRAV; encoded by the coding sequence GTGGAAGGAGCCGGAGGCAACCGCGTCCGCTGGCAGGACCTGCCCGCGGCGGTGCACGACGCCGTCGCGCAGGTCCTGGGCTCGCCCGTGGTGCGGGCCGTCTCGCAGTCCGGGGGTTTCTCCCCCGGTTCTGCGGACCGGGTGCTCGCCGCCGACGGCTCCCGGGCGTTCGTCAAGGCCGTCAGCCCACGCCAGAACGCCGACAGCCCCGCGCTGCACGCCCGCGAGGCCCGGATCGCGCGGTCGCTGCCCGCAGGGGTTCCCGCCCCGCGACTGCTCGGTGCGTCCCTGGTCGACGACTGGCAGGTGCTCGTCCTGGACGAGGTCCCGGGCCGGCAGCCCGAGCTGCCCTGGCGGCACGAGGACCTCGACCTCGTGGTGCGGGCGCTGGAACGGCTGGCCGAGGTCGCCACCCCCTGCCCGGTGCCCGGCCTGCCGACGGCCCGCGAGGCGCTGACCGGGGAGCTGCCCGAGGAGGCGCTGCGACTGGTCGGCGGGGACACCCTCGTCCACCTGGACCTGCGCGCCGACAACCTCCTCGTCGGCGGTGGCCGGGCGTGGCTGGTCGACTGGCCGCACGCCTGCGTCGGCGCTGCCTGGCTGGACCTGCTGGCACTGCTCTTCGAGGTCGACCGCCTCGGCGGGCAGGACCTGGCCGAGCGGACCCTGCGCACGTCGTCCCTGACCCGGGACGTCGACCCCGCCGTCCTCACGACGGTGCTCGACGGGTTCAGCACCTTCTTCCTCGACCGGGCCGCGCAGCCCGCCCCGCCCGGGCTGCCGACGCTGCGGGCGTTCCAGCGGGCCCAGGGGGAGGGGCTGGCGCGCTGGGTCGCCCGCCGCCGCGCGGTCTGA